The following DNA comes from Paludisphaera rhizosphaerae.
TGCTGGAGGCCCAGGTGTAGTTCGACTGGCCGGACATGGAGACGGCGGCGTACGAGGGGAGGGACGGCGAGGTGCCGGCGACGTCGTAGCCGTCGGCCCCGTAGGCCCCGATCCAGCCGCCTTGCGTGATCGCGTCGCCCCCAGCGTAAGTCGCAGCCGGACTCCCGACCGCTGTGGGCGGGGCGACGACGGAGAAGGACGTCGACGCGGTGAGCGATCCCACCGAGGCGGTGACGATGACAGGGCCGACGACGGTCGCCGTGAATAAGCCGGAGGCGTCGACCGCACCCACGGAGGCCGTCCAGTCGAAGGCCGGCTGGGAGGTCATCCCAACGTCGAACTGGTCGAACGCAGTCGCCGTCAGTTGGGCGGTCTGCCCCTGGACCACCGGCCCGGGGATTGTGGCTACCACCACCTTCGTCAGCACCTGCCCGACCGTCACGTCCAGCGCTTTGACGACGGTGCGGCCGCTCACGTCTTGGATGGTGAGAAGGAAGCGATAGTTTCCCGTCTGGTAGAAGGTGACGACGGAGTTCTTGGCTGCGTTAGTCCCGTTCGCGGAGAATGTCGGCTTCGGCGTCTCCTGGGCCGGGAGGGCCGTGATCGACCAGGTGTAGGTCAGGCTCGGTTCACCGTACGCGGAGCCCCCGAGAGTCGAGAGACTCGCGGTCTTCCCCGTGGCGGCCACGATCGCCGTGGGTGGAATCGCGATCGACGGGCCGGTCGTTTCGATCGCGCCGAGGGTAGGCGCTGCGTTGATTGGATTGCCCCGGATGTCTTGGCCGCCGTTGTTCGCGATGGGCACGCCCGCCCCGACGGCCGGAGACCCCGTCCCGGGTTGATAGAAGGAGCCGACGATGTCCAATCCGTCCCAACTCTGGCCCGGGAGAGCCAGGATCGGGTCAGCGAGAATCGAATTGCTCGCTCCGGGAGGGGCCGCCGTCCCAGTGAAGAGGTTGTGGTCGAAAAAGAAGGGGTTGGATTGTGCCCCTTGCGTGTTGATCTGACTTATCGTGCCGAATGGGCTAAGAAAAATGTTGTTGTAGAACTTGACGTTAAGGTCGACGGGCGAGCCCCACCACCACCACATCTGTATATTGAGCGCCTCGAATTCGTTGTAGAATGTATTGTTGTAAACAAGGAGATTCTTGCCCATGATGCGGAAGAGCCCTGCCCCTTCCGATGGACTCATGCCAATGCCGTCGTTCCGGCTGATGTTGTATCGTACCACGCAGAGGTCGCCCGGCGCGCCCAGGAGAGAAGTGTAGGTCGTCTCCATGAAGCCGCCGGCGTTGTCGTGGGAATAGTTGTACTGGAAATAAAACGTGCCGGAGCAGCCGTTGTCGAGATCGAACGCCTGCGAATCGCCGTTCTTCGAAGCCGCGGTGTAGGCCACCTCGTTGTATTCGATGGTTCCGCCGTTGCACATGAGGAGGAATAGGCCTATGTAGATAACCTCGGGAGCTTCTCCCTCGGGGCCATTCGCTCCGACGTTGTAAATCGTGTTGCGGCCGATGTAGGGGTTGACCGAGTAATCGACCTCGATGGCGCCGAAGGCGGACCGGTCGATGTAGTTTCCCGTGACCGAAACGCCCGTGCTGAGCGGACTCGTGGAATTGTTCGCGCCCTGAACCCAGATGCCTTCGCCTCCGACGTCCGTGATCGTATTATCTGCAATCGTCACGTCGCTTATCGGTCCGGCCCAACCAAACACCCAGATGGCGCCGTTGGTTTGATTGGTGAAGCCCATCGTCCCCATCTGCGAGATGTCCAATCGCTCGAGGCGCACGCCACGCATCTCGGTCGCGCTTCCGTTGAGGATCTCCACGGCGCAGCCGCCCCCCCGAAACGCCAGATCCTGAAACGACCAGTACTGCATCATGCCGTTCCACTGATCGCTGCTGTAGAAGAGCGTGGCCTGGCGGTCGACTCCTAGAAACAGAGGTTTCGCGCCATCGCCGTACATGCCGACCGTGATCCAGGCGTCGCTGGTTCCCGTACCTCGGGGCTTCAACTGGCCGGACCAGGCCTCTCCCGCCTTGAAGAGGACCGTATCGCCCGCGTGGAATGTCGTCGCGTTGAACTTGTCGAGAGACTTCCAGGGGGCCGTCGTCCCGTTATTTCGATCGTTCCCCGCCACCGAATCGAAGTAGTAAGTCGTGAGCAATCGGCGTTCCTCAAGAGCCTCGACCAAACCGACGCCCGGCGAGACCCGACGAGTTCGCGAGATTCGAGGTCGCAGCAAGCGGATGCGATGCCCAAACAGCATGGTGACGCCCTCGTGGATTGTTGGAGTCTCTGTCGATGCGGCGAGCGCGTGCAGCGATACAAGCATCCGAAATCGGGTGCGTCCACTGATGCCACTGACGGCTTTGATTTGGTGTGGCGTCGAGATTAAGCGGTAGCAGGGTGATTACTCAAGGATATCCTGATTTTTCACAACTTGGATATGTGCGCAAGGCCGCGCGGCTAGCAATTGCTGCATCACAGCAGTCTTGGCGAGGTCCTAAGGGGTCGAAATTAATGAGTAATTGAATAGCGCCGAGCAGTGCTCAGTGAAGCAATCGTCGGTGTCAGGCAGGCATGCGTGTGGGGTGGTTCAAGAGCTGGCTATGCTCTGGCGCAAGCCTTGTCCCTCTGCGGCAAAGCCGTTTGGTGCGTATTAATATGGACTCGGCGCTCGATCTGATCCCAAGTGGTTTTGTGTGTAGTGATTGGTTTGTGTTGCCGGTATTCAGTTGCCATTGAAGCCGAATTGAGTCATCTGGCCTTGGAAACTTAGGACGTGATTTGCGAGTTGGCCAGGCTGTCGTCAAAGGTTGTGTGCGTGAGTTGTGTGCGGGATTTGATTCAGGCGGCGTTCTGGACCTCGACATCGTCGAAGAACTCGACGCCCGTGGTAGGGCGATTCCACGGTTAGGGTTCAGCAAAACAACATGTTGTGACACGTTCTGGTCTTTCGTGAGCATCAAGCGGCGAGCCGCCGCAGCCTGTCGGCGGCGGCTCGATTTTCTACTCCGGATGGGCCGGTCCGCATAAAGGCGGGGATTTCCCCGGACAGGATTTCGGGGCGCCAGGCCCGGCGTTTGTCGGTGTGGCGCCGCAGGTCGGCTTGTCCCGCGGCGACTTGGTGCGGTTCGCGATCGGTCAACGATCCTGGCTTTGGAACCTCGCGTGGACCGACCTGATTGGGGAGATCATCGCGAATCCGTCGAAGTCGGGGTAAACTAGCGTCGTTGGGACATCCGCACTGGATTCCCTGAAGGCCGTCGGATTCACTGGAGTCGTGAAGCGGAATCCGGCGCTCGGCGACCAAGGATTTGGGCCTACTTCCCTCCAGGGGCCGTCCCGGGGTTCTTGGCCTGTCTCCTTGGCTCGTGTGTGCATGGTTTCCCGAGTCCGATACCTCTCTCCTCAATCCCACCAGGAACCAGGCCTCGATGCTCAGCGCTGCCCTGATCCTGCTCGCCGCGTCCAACCTCGCGACGGTGGATGAGCCTGTTGATTTCGCCCACGAGGTCCTCCCCCTGCTGCGTGAGCGTTGCGCCTCGTGCCATGCCAATGGCAAGGCCAAGGGCGACCTCTCGATGGATACGCGGGAGACCCTGATCAAGTCGAAGGTCGTCGTGCCGGGCAAGAGCGGCGAGAGCGAACTCATGAGCCGGGTTCTGGAGAAGGACCCCGAGTTGAGGATGCCTCCCAAGGGGCCGCCCCTCTCGGAAAAGCAAACGGCGACCCTGCGTCGCTGGATCGACGGCGGCCTGGTCTGGCAGGAGGGCTTCTCGTTCGCCAAGTCCGGCGCTGGCCTGCCGATCAAGCCTCGGAAGCCGGAACTGCCGCCGGCGGTCAACGGCCGGACCAATCCGATCGACCGTATCGTCGACGCTTACTTCGCTGGTCGCAAGGTCTCCCCGCCCACCGCGCTGGACGATGCGGCCTTCGCCCGTCGGGTGTGGCTCGACCTCGTCGGCCTGACGCCGACTCCGGCGGAACTCGACGCCTTCCTCGTGGGAGCGTCGCCCAACGCTCGCGAGCGGCTCGTCCGGGATCTCCTCGACGACGGCCAGAAGTACGCCGAGCACTGGCTGACCTTCTGGAACGACCTGCTCCGCAACGACTACGAGGGGACCGGCTACATCGACGGCGGTCGCAAGGCGATCACCGCCTGGCTCTATCGCTCGCTCCGAGAGAACAAGCCCTACGACAAATTCGTCCACGAACTCATCAGCCCCACTCCCGACTCCGAGGGGTTCATCAAGGGGATCAAGTGGCGCGGGGTTGTGAATGCCAGCCAGGTGCCGGAACTCCAGTTCGCCCAGAACGTCGGCCAGGTTTTCCTCGGCCTGAACCTCAAGTGCGCCTCTTGCCACGACAGCTTCATCGACTCCTGGAAGCTGGAAGACACCTACGGGCTGGCGGCCGTCATCGCGGATTCGCCGCTGGACGTCTATCGCTGCGACAAGCCGACGGGGGTCAAATCCCAGGTCAAGTTCCTGTTCCCCGACCTGGGCTCGATCGATCCCGCGCAACCTCGGAACGAGCGTTTACGGCGGCTCGCCGACCTGCTGATCACTCCCGAAGACGGCCTGTTCGCGAGGACGATCGTCAACCGCCTGTGGCACCGGCTGATGGGGAGGGGGATCGTCCACCCGGTCGACGTGATGGGGAACAAACCCTGGAGCGCCGACCTGATCGACTTCCTCGCCTCCGACCTCGTCGAGCACGACTACGACCTGAAGCGGACCCTCGAACTGATCGCGACATCGCACATCTACGCCTCGAAGTGCGTAGAAGAGGTTGCGGAGGAATCGGGGTCTTCCTACGTCTTCCGGGGGCCGACGGCTCGCCGGATGACCGCGGAGCAATTCATCGACGCGATCTGGCGGATCACCGACACCGCCCCGCCGAAGATGACCGCCAAGGTGGAGCGAGGCTTCGAGCCCATCCGCGCCGCGCTGGTGGTCTCGGACCCGCTGATGCGGTCGCTGGGCCGCCCCAACCGCGAACAGGTGGTCTCCACCCGTCCCGAGGATCTCAGCACCTTGCAGGCGCTCGACCTGACCAACGGCCAGACGTTCGCCGACCTGCTGACCCGGGGGGCACGGTCGATCCGAGCGACCGGGGCGTTCCCCGACGCCGACTCACTCGTTGACTGGCTCTACCGCGCTGCGCTGAGCCGACGACCGACCGACATCGAACGCACCGAGGCGCGGGCGATCCTCGGGACGGAAATGACGGACGAGGGGCTCGCCGACCTGCTGTGGACCCTCTTCATGCTGCCCGAGTTTCAGTTGATCCGGTGAGCCGACGAGCCAGGAGTTCTCTCATGACCCGACGCGACGACTCTCTCCGCGCGATCCACTCGGATCTCGACCGCCGCAGCTTCATGGCGAGCATGGCCGCCGCCTCGCTCGCCGCGATGGCCGCCGGCGAGCCCCGGCTGGTCCGGGCCGACGAAGCCGGCGAGCCGATCAAGCATCCCGAGCCGACCGCCGACTGCTGCATCCTCCTCTGGATGGGGGGCGGGATGGCGGCTCCCGAGACCTTCGACCCCAAGCGGTACGCCCCCTTCGAGGTTGGGCTGGCGTCCGACAAGATCCTCAGCACCTTCCCGGCGATCGACACGAGCCTTGACGGCGTCCAGATCTCGCAAGGGCTGGAGCATGTCGCCCAGGTGATGGACCGCGCGACCCTGATCCGGTCGCACGTTCAGCCCGACCTCGGCAACATCCTCCACTCCCGTCACCAATATCACTGGCACACGGGATACGTCCCGCCGCAGACGGTGGCCGCGCCTCACATCGGGGCGTGGATGGCCAGGGTGCTCGGTCCTCGCAATCCAGCGATCCCGGCGTTCATCGACGTCGGCCAGCGTCTGGAGGGGAATGGGGAGAAGGAAGAGCTAAAGGCCTTCCACACCGCCGGTTTCCTTGGCACGGAGTACGGCCCGTTCTTGCTCCCCCATCCTGACCAGGCCGTCGAGTCCGTCCGTCCCCCCAAGGGGATGGACGCCGAGCGGTTCTCGTCCCGCTACCGCCGCTTTCGCGAACTGGTCAAGCAGAGCCCGATGGGGAGCGCCGGATCGGAGTATCAGCAGGAATCGATGCTCCGCGCCATCGAGAACGCTGACCGCCTGCTCAACTCGCCCGACCGCCGGGCCTTCGACCTGGCGCTCGAGCCCAAGGACTCGTACGATCGGTACAACACGGGGCGGTTCGGCCTGGGCTGCCTGCTGGCCCGTCGGCTCGCCGAGGCTGGCGCCCGGTTCATCGAGGTGACAACCGAGTACGTCCCGTTCCTGCACTGGGACACTCATGAGAACGGCCACGCGACCTATGCTCGGCTGAAGTCGGAGATCGACCGGCCGATCGCCCAACTCGTCCTGGACCTGGAGGCGCGCGGCCTGCTTGACCGCACGCTGATCGTCCTCGCCAGCGAGTTCAGCCGCGACATGATGATCGAGGGCGTCCCCGGCAGCACGGCCAGGGACCAGTCGCGGGCCAAGGCCGAGGTGATGGAGAAGCCGATCCACTACGGCCTCCACCGGCATTTCACCGGCGGAAGCTCCGTGGTCCTCTTCGGCGGCGGCATGAAGCGAGGGTACGTCCACGGGGCCACCGCCCCTGAGCGTCCCTGCTTCGCGTTCAAGGATCCCGTGACGGTCACCGACCTCCACGCCACGATCCTGACCGCCATGGGGATCTCCCCCAAGACGGCCTTCGACATCGAGAAGCGGCCCTTCTACGCCACCGAGGACGGCAAGGGCAAGGCGGTCCGCGACCTCTTCGCCTGACCGCCCCGCGTCGTTACGCCTGTTCGCCCAGGGGTGTCGGAAAGACCAGCGACTCGGCCTCTTCGGGCTGCTCGTCCTCCTCCATTTCTCCCGTCGTGACCAGGCCGACCGACGCAAGGATGACGATCATGGCCGTCCAGGCGGCGGCCGTGATCGGCTCGTGCTCCACCAGGCTGCCCAGGAGAACGGCGACCACCGGGTTGACGTAGGCGTAGGTTCCCAGCCGCGCCGGGGACGTTGCCGTGATGAGCCAGCCGTAGGCCGTGTAGCCGAGCAGCGAGCCGAAGACGATCAGATAAACCCAGGCCGCCGCCGAGGCTGCCGAGACGTTGGCCGCGTGAAAGGTCTGGGCCTCGCCGCGAAGCAGGCCGAGCGTGACCAGGGTCGCGCCGCCGGCCAGCATCTGCATGCCCGTCGAGAGCGCCGTCGAGTCCGGCAAGGCCGCCTCGCGGAGGTAAAGCGAACCGACGGCCCAGGAGAAGGCGGCCAGGATGATCGCCAGCGAGCCGATCAGCATCATCCCGCCGGCGTCGCCCTCGCCGCCCCCCGGCAAGACCAACGCGCCGACGCCCGCAAGCCCGATGGCCAATCCCGCCGTGATCCTCGCCCCGGGACGTTGGCCCCCGAAGAAGGCCCAGGAGGTCAGCACGAGCCACAACGGCTCGGACGCGATCAGCAGCGCCGTGATGCTCGACGGGACGAACTGCTCCGCCCAGGTGACGCAGCCGTTGCCGACGGCCAGCATCAGGACGCCGCCCACCGCGGCCCGTCGCCACTGCCCCGCCGACGGGAAAGCCGAGCCTCGGGCCAGCGACAGGCCGCAGAGGATCGAGCCGGCGACCAGGAAACGCGACCCCGCCATGAGCAGAGGCGGGAGCGTCTTCAGGCCGATCCGGATCGCCAGGTAGGTCGATCCCCAGACCATGTACACGATCGCAAAGGCCGCGATGAGCAGCCACGTCCGACGTTCAAATCGCATCACCCTGTCCCTCGGACGTTCCCGGGATCGGGACCGTCGCCGTTTCCTTCAGCGTCTCCATGACGATGGTCGTTCGCGTCGACCGGATCGAGGGAATGACGCCGATCTTCTCCCGCAGCAGCTTGCCCAACGCCTCAACGTCCGACGTCCGGATCTTGATGAGGTAGCAGTCCTCCCCCGCGATGTGGTGGACCTCCTGCACCTCGGGGATCGCCGCCAGCACCTGGGCCGACGCCACCCCCCCCACCGGGTCGTCCGACTTCACGAACGTGAACGCCACGAGCCCATACCCGAGCTTCCGCGCATCGACCCGCGCCTCATACCCGCGCAGGAGCCCGCGCTCCTCCAGCTTCTTCACCCGCTCCAGTACCCCGGAGGGCACCATTCCCACTCTTCGGGCGAGTTCTGCATTGGTGATCCGGGCTTCGGTCTGAAGATAATTCAGAATTTGGCGGTCGATGTCGTCGATCATTCGGCTAGGTCCTCGGATCTGAGAATTCTGACCGACGGAAGCATTTCTGTCAACGCCGAGGTTCTTGATTTGCACGATTCCGCCGAACATCATTCGCCGAATCTTTGTTCCGTGGGATGATCGTTCGCGTTTGCTAGACTAATCGGAGTGATTTCAGGTTCGCGGAAGCCCCGAAAGGCGGGCGAACCGAACGTGGCGCTGAGATGTCCGGTTACTCCGAGCGAGCCCGCCCCGGGACGTGAATCCTTATTTCAAGGCCCTGTCCGATGTACGTACCAGCCACGTTTCGCGAGTCCGACCCGACGAAGCTCCGCGCATTCATGCGGGAGAACAGCTTCGCCACGCTGGTCACGCAGGGGGAGGAGGGGCTGACGGCCTCGCACCTGCCGCTGCTCCTCGACGCCGAGGTCGGGCCGCACGGCCGGCTGTTCGGGCACATGGCCAGGGCCAACCGCCAGTGGCGGGGCGTCTCGGGCGAGGCCATGGCCGTGTTCGCCGGGCCGCACGTCTACGTCTCGCCCTCCTGGTACGAGGCGGAAGGAACCGTCCCGACCTGGAACTACGTCGCCGTTCACGCCTACGGGACGTTCGAGATCGTCGAGGACCGCGAGGGCCTGCTGGACATCCTCCGACGCTCGGTCCTCGCCTACGAATCGCCCCGGCCTAAACCCTGGACGTTCGACGAGTCGCACCCCGCGATCGAGGGCATGCTCAAGGCGATCGTCGGCTTCCGAATCGAGATCAGCCGCATCGAGGGGAAGTGGAAGCTCAACCAGAACCATCCCGAGGAGCGCCGGCGCAAGGTCGTCGGAGCCCTGGAGGTTCGGGCCGACAAGGACTCGCAGGAGATCGCCCGGCTGATGCGGGAATCATTGGAAGGTTGAAAGCCCAACGCCTCACGAGAAGCGAGTGCGTCTCCAAAGCACCATCCCGCCGACCGCGAGGAAGACCAGCGAGAACGCCGAGAGCACGGCCATCCAGTGATAATCCATGGCGATCGCCGGGCTCGAGGCATTCAGTCCGAGCCATACGAAAATCGCCAGCGCCCCGGCCACGATCAGGAACTCCCACCAGGGACGACGCCCCGATGCGGTTTCAGTCGCTTCTTCCCCACCCACCGCGGCGGCGACCTCAACGGGGTCCAGACCGTAGCGGCGGCATTCGCGTTCCATCGCGAGCCGCCATGAGGCCTGCTCGGAAGCCGGCGCTTCGGCCAGGCCGATCGCGACGGCCCCGGCGATCATGACCAGCGAGCCGCCGACGACCAGCATGCGAGCCTCGGTGCTCAACGCGGCCAACTCGCCGAAGACGAGGGCACCCCACGCCAGGCCCCAAAGCTGGTTCGTGTTCGAGAGCGGGATCCCCCGGCCAATGCCGATGTACTTCGCCGCGTACTGCTGGAAGAGGTCGCCCAGAACCCAGCAGAACCCGCCCAGAAACAGCCAGAAAAGCGACGGCATCGCGCGGCTCAACTCGGTTTGAAGGCCGCCCACGCCTCCCTGGTAGATCAGGGCGAGAGGCAGGGTCGTCCCCAATTCGCCGACCGTGAACACGGTGACGAACGAGAGCGGGTTCATGCCGCTGATGTAGGCCTTACGATAGGGGATATACATCGTCCCCCAGAGAACGCCCGCCCCCAACGCCGCGAGGATCCCGCGCGTCCGGGCACCCTCGGCGATGGTGGCGCTGGAATGCTGCGTCGCGTAGGCCAGCAGGCATGCGCCGATGACGATCGCGCCGGCGCCGCCGAGAACCTTGGCCCAGTCCTTCGTCTCCGACCCGCGAAGCTCGTTGAACAGCAGCCAGCCCCAGAACAGGCCGATCAGGCTGTTGGTATTCCAGAGCGGAAAGGCGATGGAGAGGCCGACGTCGCGGATTGCGAAGACCGTCAGCGTGTTGGCCACCGCCCAGAGCATCCCCGCGAGGATCGCCCAGACGATCAGGTGGGGCCTGGCCTTCAGGTCGCTCGCCAGCGAGTGCGTCCCCCGCAGCATGACGGGGACTGTCCAACGGGCGACGAACACTCCGGCGACCATCCCCAGCGAGACGATGAACGGCGTGAGCCCCGCGGCGACGAGCTTCGTCGGAGCCTCCGCCGCTCCCAACCAGGCCCCGGCGGCCAGCCCGCTGGTCACGCCCACGCCGTGCAACGACCTCGGCGCGCGCACTTCGACTTCCGGGGACTGAATCGTCATAGTTTCACTTCAGCATGGAGAGGAGCGCCAGCCCGCCGGCCAGCACGACGACCGGGATCCAGAATTGAACGTCGCTGAATACGGCCTTCGCGTTCGAGATCTTCACGACCAGACACCTATGATCGTAAGGACGAAGGACGCCAGGATGAAGTAGAGGGCGGCAGCGGCGATGGAGATGAGCCCGGTCCAGACATAGCGGAGAATCGGGTTGCGCGTCGCTCGATAGACCTTCTGGTTGACGACCCAGGCGCCGGCCCCACATCCACCGCCGATCCCTCCGCCCACGACAACGAGGACGAGCGGGAGCGCGAGCCAGGCCTGAACGTACCAGGGCAATTTGGGTTCCGCCGCCGTCTCCTCTGTAGTGACGGCGGCCGTCGAGGACGGGGATTCTTCGTCGGTCATGGAGCCTCCGGGATCGACTCACCAGGCGAGCTGCGCCGGGAAGTACTCGGCGATCAACTCCTGGTAGTAAGGCGTCAGGGCCTTGACGTCGGGCTTGGTGTGGCCCTTGGAGTACAGGTCGTACGGGTTGAACTTGCGGACCCACTCCAGCAGGCGACGGTCCTTCTCGTTCGTCAGGTGCGTGTACGCCCCGGCGCGGTGCCAGGCGTAGAACGAGTGGTACCGGATCATCGCCAGACCTTCCTCGGGGAGGTAGTCCTTCACGACGTTGTAAAGGTACTCGTCGTGGCCCCACGAGAGATGGACCTCGTCCAGGCCGCAGCCTTCCCGGTAGATGCCGCAGGGCGTCTGATATTCGGCGACCTTCGAATCCGGGTTGTCGGCGAAGAACTCGGGGAAAACGATCTCCTCAGAGTAGGCGCAGCCAACGGGGAACGTGTCGCCGACGACCGCCCACTGGGGCTCGCCGAAGAGGCAGAGGATCTTCCCCAGATCGTGGACGAGCCCGGTGAGGATGAACCAGCGGGGATGGCCGTCGGCGCGGATGGCCTCGGCCGTCTGCATCAGGTGCTCGATCTGGGAGAGATCCGTATCCGGGTCGCTGTCGTCGACCAGCGTGTTGAGGAACTCCATCGCCTCCCAGACGCCCATCACCTTGCGCTGACGCGGCAAGTACTCGCGCTTCTTGGCGAGCACGAAGTCGAGCGTCTGGTTGGTGTGCTGGAGCTTGTAGAACTCCCGGACGCCGGCCCGGACGTTCTTGCGGTAGTCGCGGAACTCAGACTCCTTCTTGCCCTCGCGGGTGAGCGGCGCGTCGGCCTCGTCGGTGACGTGCGCCGACTCCCAGTCGTCCAGGTCGGCCAGGGGACTCTGCTGCTGCGCGTCTGCGATCGACTTGGACATGTTGGGACGACTCCTGCAAAACCGGAGGTTCAGCGACGGACGGGCGATCGGATATGAGGGTTTCGCACGACCCTGATCGACCCATTGTAGAATCGACCCGAGGATCGCGTCACCTTGAAACGGCTCTCACTTCGCGGCAGCAGCCGCGGCCGGCTTCGCGGGGGAGAGCAAACCCTGGTCGGATAGCCATTCGTCGAGGCGAACGGGCCAGTTCTTGATCGAGGCCAGCTTGGAGCGGCGGCCGAGATTGAAGCCGTGGCCGCCGTGAGCGAAGACGTGGGCCTCCACCGACGCGCCGGCGTCGCGATACGCCTGAAACAACTTGGCGATCACCTTGGCTGCTCCTTTGTCGTCGTCGGCGACGATCAGGAAGGCCGGCGGCGCGTCCTTGGGGACGGTCTCCGGACAGCCGAGCGGTCCGGGATAGACCTGGACCAGAAAGTCGGGCCGGGCGCTCAGGCGATCGATCGGGTCCTTGGCATCGGAGTCGCCGCCGTTAGGACCGAAGGCGACCATCGACGCAACCTCGCCGCCGGCCGAAAAACCCATGATCCCCACCCGCGCCGGATCGATGCCCCATTCCGAGGCCTGACTGCGGACGAGTCGTATCGCGCGAAGGCCGTCTTCGCGCGCGTGCTCCTCGATCTTGTACGGCGAGCCCTCTTCACGCCCGAGTCGATACTTCAGCACGAACGCCGCCACTCCGGCCTCGTTGAGCCGTTTTGCTGCGTCAATCCCCTCGGCGTTGTAGACGAGCAGCCGGTGGCCGCCGCCGGGGCAGATCACCACGGCCGCGCCGGTGGCCTTCTCCTTCGGCGGCAGGAAGACGGTGAGCGAGGGGTTGTGG
Coding sequences within:
- a CDS encoding FMN-binding negative transcriptional regulator codes for the protein MYVPATFRESDPTKLRAFMRENSFATLVTQGEEGLTASHLPLLLDAEVGPHGRLFGHMARANRQWRGVSGEAMAVFAGPHVYVSPSWYEAEGTVPTWNYVAVHAYGTFEIVEDREGLLDILRRSVLAYESPRPKPWTFDESHPAIEGMLKAIVGFRIEISRIEGKWKLNQNHPEERRRKVVGALEVRADKDSQEIARLMRESLEG
- a CDS encoding Lrp/AsnC family transcriptional regulator, which codes for MIDDIDRQILNYLQTEARITNAELARRVGMVPSGVLERVKKLEERGLLRGYEARVDARKLGYGLVAFTFVKSDDPVGGVASAQVLAAIPEVQEVHHIAGEDCYLIKIRTSDVEALGKLLREKIGVIPSIRSTRTTIVMETLKETATVPIPGTSEGQGDAI
- a CDS encoding right-handed parallel beta-helix repeat-containing protein — translated: MLFGHRIRLLRPRISRTRRVSPGVGLVEALEERRLLTTYYFDSVAGNDRNNGTTAPWKSLDKFNATTFHAGDTVLFKAGEAWSGQLKPRGTGTSDAWITVGMYGDGAKPLFLGVDRQATLFYSSDQWNGMMQYWSFQDLAFRGGGCAVEILNGSATEMRGVRLERLDISQMGTMGFTNQTNGAIWVFGWAGPISDVTIADNTITDVGGEGIWVQGANNSTSPLSTGVSVTGNYIDRSAFGAIEVDYSVNPYIGRNTIYNVGANGPEGEAPEVIYIGLFLLMCNGGTIEYNEVAYTAASKNGDSQAFDLDNGCSGTFYFQYNYSHDNAGGFMETTYTSLLGAPGDLCVVRYNISRNDGIGMSPSEGAGLFRIMGKNLLVYNNTFYNEFEALNIQMWWWWGSPVDLNVKFYNNIFLSPFGTISQINTQGAQSNPFFFDHNLFTGTAAPPGASNSILADPILALPGQSWDGLDIVGSFYQPGTGSPAVGAGVPIANNGGQDIRGNPINAAPTLGAIETTGPSIAIPPTAIVAATGKTASLSTLGGSAYGEPSLTYTWSITALPAQETPKPTFSANGTNAAKNSVVTFYQTGNYRFLLTIQDVSGRTVVKALDVTVGQVLTKVVVATIPGPVVQGQTAQLTATAFDQFDVGMTSQPAFDWTASVGAVDASGLFTATVVGPVIVTASVGSLTASTSFSVVAPPTAVGSPAATYAGGDAITQGGWIGAYGADGYDVAGTSPSLPSYAAVSMSGQSNYTWASSTSDPRALQKADGSDGVAAAWYSGSDFTIDVDLTDGQTHRVSLYMADWDSSIRSQRIDVLDAATGALLDSRTVSSFHDGLYLQWNVSGHVLFRVVRLGAANAVVQGLFFDSAPASATYAGSDAITQGGWIGAYGADGYDVAGTSPSLPSYAAVSMSGQSDYTWASSTSDPRALQKADGSDGVAAAWYSGSDFTIDVDLTDGQTHRVSLYMADWDSSIRSQRIDVLDAATGALLDSRTVSSFHDGLYLQWNVSGHVLFRVVRLGAANAVVQGLFFDSAPGSSTTASGY
- a CDS encoding PSD1 and planctomycete cytochrome C domain-containing protein codes for the protein MLSAALILLAASNLATVDEPVDFAHEVLPLLRERCASCHANGKAKGDLSMDTRETLIKSKVVVPGKSGESELMSRVLEKDPELRMPPKGPPLSEKQTATLRRWIDGGLVWQEGFSFAKSGAGLPIKPRKPELPPAVNGRTNPIDRIVDAYFAGRKVSPPTALDDAAFARRVWLDLVGLTPTPAELDAFLVGASPNARERLVRDLLDDGQKYAEHWLTFWNDLLRNDYEGTGYIDGGRKAITAWLYRSLRENKPYDKFVHELISPTPDSEGFIKGIKWRGVVNASQVPELQFAQNVGQVFLGLNLKCASCHDSFIDSWKLEDTYGLAAVIADSPLDVYRCDKPTGVKSQVKFLFPDLGSIDPAQPRNERLRRLADLLITPEDGLFARTIVNRLWHRLMGRGIVHPVDVMGNKPWSADLIDFLASDLVEHDYDLKRTLELIATSHIYASKCVEEVAEESGSSYVFRGPTARRMTAEQFIDAIWRITDTAPPKMTAKVERGFEPIRAALVVSDPLMRSLGRPNREQVVSTRPEDLSTLQALDLTNGQTFADLLTRGARSIRATGAFPDADSLVDWLYRAALSRRPTDIERTEARAILGTEMTDEGLADLLWTLFMLPEFQLIR
- a CDS encoding DUF1501 domain-containing protein; the encoded protein is MTRRDDSLRAIHSDLDRRSFMASMAAASLAAMAAGEPRLVRADEAGEPIKHPEPTADCCILLWMGGGMAAPETFDPKRYAPFEVGLASDKILSTFPAIDTSLDGVQISQGLEHVAQVMDRATLIRSHVQPDLGNILHSRHQYHWHTGYVPPQTVAAPHIGAWMARVLGPRNPAIPAFIDVGQRLEGNGEKEELKAFHTAGFLGTEYGPFLLPHPDQAVESVRPPKGMDAERFSSRYRRFRELVKQSPMGSAGSEYQQESMLRAIENADRLLNSPDRRAFDLALEPKDSYDRYNTGRFGLGCLLARRLAEAGARFIEVTTEYVPFLHWDTHENGHATYARLKSEIDRPIAQLVLDLEARGLLDRTLIVLASEFSRDMMIEGVPGSTARDQSRAKAEVMEKPIHYGLHRHFTGGSSVVLFGGGMKRGYVHGATAPERPCFAFKDPVTVTDLHATILTAMGISPKTAFDIEKRPFYATEDGKGKAVRDLFA
- a CDS encoding EamA family transporter produces the protein MRFERRTWLLIAAFAIVYMVWGSTYLAIRIGLKTLPPLLMAGSRFLVAGSILCGLSLARGSAFPSAGQWRRAAVGGVLMLAVGNGCVTWAEQFVPSSITALLIASEPLWLVLTSWAFFGGQRPGARITAGLAIGLAGVGALVLPGGGEGDAGGMMLIGSLAIILAAFSWAVGSLYLREAALPDSTALSTGMQMLAGGATLVTLGLLRGEAQTFHAANVSAASAAAWVYLIVFGSLLGYTAYGWLITATSPARLGTYAYVNPVVAVLLGSLVEHEPITAAAWTAMIVILASVGLVTTGEMEEDEQPEEAESLVFPTPLGEQA